One genomic region from Argentina anserina chromosome 2, drPotAnse1.1, whole genome shotgun sequence encodes:
- the LOC126805561 gene encoding protein TIC236, chloroplastic isoform X1, translated as MSGKLHCSFLGVPIHSSFSNRNHGNFVHWDRRNVGRRVARRCVSEKQNYWITQANRVSHFWGRNVELLKKTLELKNGKVQCVKESFVQNKSLVRSLSPLWEEGLLLFRCSVYVVVISGVCLLVWYGQTRAKGFVEARVLPSVCSVLSEYIQREVVFGKVRRISPLSITLETCSVGPHNEEFSCGEVPSMKLRVRPFASLRRGRVVIDAVLSHPTVLIAQKKDFTWLGIPSSDGGLQRHLSTEEGIDYRTKTRRLAREEAAGHWEKERDEAARKAAETGYIISDKGSTPSKGDDSKEGNSHSRELTTSESFLCMDEKIHWRDHCMDTGVDYDIKHADLEKSLGVKIPGSGLKFWSRVIKGPKKHKFKRDGYGNDISASGITAKRRILGDSAVRALAYFQGLVHEKSAEPSQSSGSHDVVNVDTYLMKNEVDNNANTSIADNSREAFRNENQDGKGSRNLADQALKNKQNAKSHLSSFDLIDDPFDRLDEKSSNSSTENVSESNISCTVRDVGLGNDVKSFHSEDGESETRVGETVQNSTSTVPSFATYDHVPIWPLNPKLGFPSFSRDAGVPLTHLLSGFIQKLTSSVRPRVEDIVAELVDEVNIVQPEGIEKILPITLDSVQFKGGTLMLLAYGDREPREMENVNGHVKFQNHYGRVHVQVNGNCKMWRSDIMSEDGGWLSTDVFVDIVEQKWHANLKVANLFVLLFERILDIPIMWSKGRATGEVHLCMSSGESFPNLHGQLDVTGLAFQTIDAPSSFSDISASLCFRGQRIFLHNASGWFGDVPLEASGDFGINPDEGEFHLMCQVSSVEANALMKTFKMKPLMFPLAGSVTAVFNCQGPLHAPIFVGSGMVSRRMSQSVSDYPPSAATEAVFKSKEAGAVAAFDRVPFSCVSANFTFNTDSCVADLYGIRASLVDGGEIRGAGNAWICPEGEVDDTSMDVNFSGSMCFDKIVHRYIPGYLQLMPLKLGDLNGETKLSGSLLRPRFDIKWTAPKAEGSLSDARGDIIIAHDSITVSSSSTAFDLSSKIQTSYNDKDLLKKRDAETKSAMPFVVEGINLDLRMRSFEFFSLVSSYPFDSPKPMHLKATGKIKFQGKVLKPFSASNGEESGPERDKQQMNMTNEGKTDTGKTDSLVGEVSISGLKLNQLMLAPQLAGSLSISTEGIKLDARGRPDESLVVEFVGPLKPNCESHTQSGQLLSVFLQKGQLKANICFQPFHSANLEIRQLPLDELELASLRGTIQKAEIQLNLQKRRGHGLLSVLRPKFSGVLGEALDVAARWSGDVITVEKTVLEQSNSRYELQGEYVLPGSRDRNPAGKEKGGLLKRAMAGNLGSVISSMGRWRMRLEVPRAEVAEMLPLARLVSRSTDPAVHSRSKDLFVQSLQSVGLYTESLKELLEVIGGHYTPLYEVILEDDLPGLTELRGSWHGSLDASGGGNGDTMAEFDFLGEDWEWGTYKTQRVQAVGAYSNDDGLRLEKIFIQKDNATVHADGTLLGPKTNLHFAVLNFPVSLVPTVIQVIESSANDAVQSLRQILAPIRGTLHMEGDLRGSLAKPGCDVQVRLLDGAVGGIDLGRAEIVASLTSTSRFLFNAKFEPIIQTGHVHIQGSVPVNFVQNNMLEDEDLEKDKSRATSWDHGWVKERGRVSSNDAIEKKHPRERNEEGWDTGLAESLKGLNWNILDVGEVRIDADIKDGGMMMLTALSPYAKWLQGNADIMLQVRGTVEQPVLDGYASFHRASISSPVLWKPLTNFGGTVHVKSNRLCITSLESRVSRRGKLFIKGNLPLRTSEASLGDKIELKCEVLEVQAKNLLSAQVDTQMQITGSILQPNISGNIKLSHGEAYLPHDKGSGAAPNRLATNEPRLPSTGVDRAVASRYVSRFFSSQPAASRTKFPQPSVAIKQAEQGMEQVSIKPNVDIQLSDLKLVLGPELRIVYPLILNFAVRGELELNGPAHPKSIQPRGILTFENGDVNLVATQVRLRQEHLNIAKFEPEHGLDPMLDLVLVGSEWQFRIQSRASNWQEKLVVTSTRSVEQDALSPTEAARVFESQLAESILESGGQLAFQKLATTTLEKLMPRIEGKGEFGQARWRLVYAPQIPSLLSVDPTVDPLKSLASNISFGTEVEVQLGKRLQASIVRQMKDSEMAMQWTLIYQLTSRLRVLLQSAPSKRLIFEYSATSQD; from the exons ATGAGTGGAAAACTCCATTGTTCATTTCTCGGGGTTCCGATTCACAGCTCTTTTAGTAATAGGAACCACGGGAATTTTGTTCATTGGGACAGAAGGAATGTGGGGAGAAGGGTTGCTAGGAGGTGCGTGAGTGAGAAGCAAAATTATTGGATTACTCAAGCGAACCGAGTGTCACATTTTTGGGGGAGGAATGTGGAGTTGTTGAAAAAAACCTTAGAGCTGAAGAATGGGAAGGTACAATGTGTTAAAGAGTCttttgttcaaaacaagtCTCTGGTGAGGTCACTATCTCCCCTGTGGGAGGAGGGGTTACTTCTATTTAGGTGCTCTGTATATGTGGTCGTGATATCTGGGGTATGCTTGTTGGTATGGTATGGGCAGACGAGAGCCAAGGGTTTTGTTGAAGCCAGGGTTTTGCCTTCTGTTTGCTCAGTACTCAGTGAGTATATTCAGCGCGAAGTTGTGTTTGGTAAAGTTCGAAGGATATCACCTCTCAGCATCACATTGGAGACCTGTTCAGTTGGCCCTCATAATGAAGAATTTTCTTGTGGTGAGGTCCCTTCTATGAAACTTCGTGTTCGTCCTTTTGCAAGTCTGAGGAGGGGAAGGGTTGTGATTGATGCAGTTTTATCTCATCCAACTGTCTTGATTGCACAGAAGAAGGATTTTACATGGTTAGGGATACCCTCATCTGATGGTGGTCTGCAGAGGCACTTATCAACAGAGGAAGGGATTGATTATCGTACAAAAACCCGGAGGCTCGCTAGAGAGGAAGCAGCTGGTCACTGGGAAAAAGAAAGGGATGAAGCGGCTAGGAAAGCTGCGGAGACTGGTTACATTATTTCAGACAAGGGCTCCACTCCATCGAAAGGTGACGATTCAAAGGAAGGTAATAGCCATTCACGGGAGCTAACAACCTCTGAATCGTTTTTATGCAtggatgaaaagatacactggAGGGATCACTGCATGGACACAGGTGTCGATTATGATATCAAGCATGCAGACTTGGAGAAATCATTGGGTGTAAAAATACCAGGTTCAGGGCTTAAATTTTGGTCCAGAGTGATAAAGGGGCCTAAAAAGCACAAATTCAAAAGGGATGGCTATGGGAATGACATCTCTGCATCTGGTATAACTGCAAAGAGAAGAATTCTTGGGGATAGTGCAGTGAGGGCACTtgcatattttcagggtttgGTGCATGAGAAGTCTGCTGAACCTTCACAGTCATCTGGAAGTCATGACGTAGTGAATGTTGACACctatttgatgaagaatgaggTTGATAATAATGCCAACACTTCTATCGCAGATAATAGTCGAGAAGCTTTCAGAAATGAAAATCAGGACGGCAAAGGTTCTAGAAATTTAGCTGACCAGGCCCTTAAAAATAAACAGAATGCGAAAAGTCATTTAAGCAGTTTTGATCTCATAGATGATCCATTTGATCGGTTAGATGAGAAATCCAGTAATTCATCCACTGAAAATGTTTCAGAATCAAATATCAGTTGTACTGTAAGAGACGTGGGTTTAGGAAATGATGTTAAAAGTTTTCATTCTGAGGATGGTGAATCAGAAACGCGAGTAGGCGAAACAGTGCAGAATTCAACTTCCACAGTACCTTCTTTTGCAACATATGATCATGTTCCCATCTGGCCCTTAAATCCGAAATTAGGATTTCCCTCATTTTCGAGAGATGCTGGAGTTCCATTAACACATCTTCTCTCTGGTTTCATTCAAAAGCTCACATCCAGCGTGCGCCCCAGAGTTGAAGATATTGTTGCAGAACTTGTTGACGAGGTCAATATCGTGCAGCCTGAAGGCATTGAGAAGATTCTTCCAATTACACTGGATTCTGTACAATTCAAAGGAGGAACACTCATGCTACTTGCATATGGTGACAGGGAACCTCG AGAGATGGAGAATGTCAATGGACATGTGAAGTTTCAAAATCACTATGGTCGCGTGCATGTACAAGTCAATGGAAACTGTAAGATGTGGCGGTCTGACATCATGTCTGAAGATGGTGGCTGGTTGTCTACAGATGTATTTGTTGACATTGTTGAACAGAAGTGGCACGCCAACCTAAAAGTCGCCAACCTCTTTGTTCTG CTTTTTGAACGGATTTTAGACATTCCAATAATGTGGTCTAAAGGAAGAGCTACTGGTGAG GTTCACTTGTGCATGTCTAGTGGAGAATCATTTCCCAATCTTCATGGACAGCTTGATGTGACAGGGTTGGCTTTTCAAACAATTGATGCTCCATCATCATTTTCT GACATCTCTGCAAGTTTATGTTTCCGTGGCCAGCGAATATTCTTACACAATGCAAGTGGCTGGTTTGGTGATGTTCCCTTGGAAGCTTCTGGAGATTTTGGTATTAATCCTGATGAAGGAGAGTTTCATCTGATGTGTCAG GTTTCTAGCGTGGAAGCAAATGCATTGATGAAAACTTTCAAGATGAAGCCTCTTATGTTTCCG CTGGCTGGCTCAGTGACTGCAGTCTTTAACTGTCAAGGTCCATTGCATGCTCCTATATTTGTGGGAAGTGGAATGGTATCTAGAAGGATGTCTCAATCAGTTTCTGATTATCCTCCATCTGCTGCAACAGAAGCAGTTTTTAAAAGTAAGGAAGCTGGGGCTGTGGCAGCATTTGATCGCGTACCATTTTCATGTGTGTCGGCCAATTTCACTTTTAACACTGATAGCTGT GTTGCTGACTTGTACGGAATTAGAGCTAGTCTTGTCGATGGCGGTGAAATTCGAGGGGCAGGGAATGCTTGGATTTGCCCTGAG GGTGAGGTCGATGATACATCAATGGATGTGAATTTCTCCGGAAGTATGTGCTTTGATAAAATTGTGCATCGATATATTCCTGGGTATCTTCAACTGATGCCACTGAAATTAGGGGATTTAAATGGAGAAACAAAACTTTCTGGATCCCTACTAAGACC GAGGTTTGACATTAAATGGACTGCTCCAAAAGCCGAAGGGTCCTTAAGCGATGCCCGAGGAGATATCATAATAGCACATGATTCCATTACTGTTAGTTCCTCATCTACTGCCTTTGATTTATCCTCAAAAATTCAAACCTCTTACAACGATAAAGATTTGCTAAAGAAAAGAGATGCTGAGACAAAGAGTGCCATGCCATTTGTTGTTGAGGGAATCAACTTGGATTTACGTATGCGTAGTTTTGAGTTTTTCAGTTTGGTATCTTCTTATCCCTTTGATTCTCCGAAACCCATGCATTTGAAAGCAACAGGGAAGATCAAGTTTCAGGGAAAGGTTTTAAAGCCCTTTAGTGCGTCTAATGGAGAAGAATCAGGTCCCGAGAGAGATAAGCAGCAGATGAATATGACTAATGAAGGAAAGACTGATACTGGAAAGACAGATAGTCTTGTAGGAGAGGTTTCGATTTCTGGTCTCAAATTGAACCAGTTGATGCTGGCCCCTCAGTTGGCTGGATCATTGAGCATTTCAACTGAGGGTATCAAG TTAGATGCCAGAGGTAGGCCAGATGAAAGTCTTGTAGTGGAGTTTGTTGGGCCGCTGAAGCCTAACTGTGAAAGTCACACGCAAAGTGGCCAATTGTTATCTGTCTTCCTTCAAAAGGGTCAACTAAAAGCGAACATTTGCTTCCAACCCTTTCATTCTGCTAACTTGGAG ATACGTCAATTACCACTCGATGAGCTGGAATTGGCTTCGCTCCGTGGAACAATACAAAAG GCAGAAATTCAGCTTAATCTGCAGAAACGAAGAGGTCATGGGCTGCTATCTGTGCTTCGGCCTAAGTTTAGCGGTGTACTTGGTGAAGCTCTTGATGTTGCTGCTAGATGGAGTGGGGATGTT ATCACTGTTGAGAAAACCGTCTTGGAGCAAAGCAATAGTCGTTATGAGCTTCAGGGTGAATATGTATTGCCTGGCAGTCGAGATCGCAACCCTGCTGGCAAGGAAAAGGGAGGTTTATTGAAAAGAGCAATGGCTGGGAATCTGGGTAGTGTAATATCTTCTATGGGAAGGTGGAGAATGAGACTTGAAGTTCCTAGAGCTGAAGTTGCTGAGATGCTTCCCCTTGCCAGACTTGTTTCTCGAAGTACAGATCCTGCTGTTCACTCGAGATCAAAG GATCTCTTTGTTCAAAGCTTGCAGTCAGTTGGATTATACACAGAAAGTCTCAAAGAACTGCTTGAG GTCATAGGGGGACATTATACCCCATTATATGAAGTTATTCTGGAAGATGATCTTCCGGGTTTAACCGAGCTCCGAGGTAGCTGGCATGGTTCTCTTGATGCAAGTGGAGGTGGCAACGGGGACACAATG GCagaatttgattttcttgGGGAAGACTGGGAGTGGGGAACCTACAAAACTCAGCGTGTTCAGGCAGTAGGTGCATACAGtaatgatgatggtttacGCCTAGAAAAAATCTTTATTCAGAAAGATAATGCCACAGTCCATGCAGATGGGACTTTATTAGGGCCGAAAACAAATCTTCACTTTGCTGTATTGAACTTTCCTGTTAGTCTTGTACCGACTGTAATTCAGGTCATTGAATCTTCTGCTAATGATGCTGTTCAATCTCTGCGGCAAATTTTAGCACCAATTAGAGGCACACTGCACATGGAAGGCGATCTTAGAGGGAGTCTTGCAAAACCTGGATGTGATGTGCAAGTAAGGCTCCTGGATGGTGCTGTTGGGGGGATTGATCTTGGACGAGCTGAAATTGTTGCTTCCCTCACCTCAACCAGTCGTTTTCTGTTCAATGCAAAATTTGAACCAATCATCCAAACTGGGCATGTACACATTCAGGGAAGCGTACCTGTTAATTTTGTTCAGAATAACATGTTAGAGGATGAAGATTTAGAAAAAGATAAAAGCCGGGCTACTTCCTGGGACCATGGTTGGGTGAAGGAAAGAGGCAGAGTGTCTAGCAATGATgccattgaaaagaaacatccaagagaaagaaatgaagaaggATGGGATACGGGATTAGCTGAAAGCCTGAAAGGTTTAAATTGGAACATTTTAGATGTAGGGGAAGTCAGAATAGATGCTGATATAAAAGATGGGGGCATGATGATGTTGACTGCTTTATCTCCTTATGCTAAATGGCTTCAGGGCAATGCCGATATCATGCTTCAG GTCAGAGGCACAGTTGAACAACCGGTGCTGGATGGATATGCATCCTTCCACAGGGCATCTATATCATCACCTGTTCTTTGGAAACCACTCACAAACTTTGGTGGCACGGTTCACGTAAAATCAAATAGGTTATGCATCACGTCATTGGAGAGTAGAGTAAGTAGAAGGGGTAAGCTGTTTATCAAGGGAAATCTGCCCCTTAGAACAAGCGAAGCATCCCTTGGAGAtaaaattgaattgaaatgTGAAGTTCTGGAAGTGCAAGCGAAAAATTTATTAAG TGCCCAGGTTGACACCCAGATGCAGATAACTGGCTCCATATTGCAACCGAACATATCTGGAAATATAAAATTGAGCCATGGTGAAGCATATTTGCCACACGATAAGGGTAGTGGGGCTGCCCCCAATAGATTGGCAACAAATGAACCGAGGCTTCCTAGTACAGGTGTTGATCGAGCAGTTGCCTCAAGATATGTTTCACGGTTTTTCAGCTCACAACCTGCTGCTTCCAGGACAAAATTCCCTCAACCTTCAG TAGCGATTAAACAAGCTGAACAGGGGATGGAGCAAGTGAGCATTAAACCCAATGTAGATATTCAACTTAGTGATTTGAAGCTTGTTCTAGGACCAGAGCTGAGGATAGTTTATCCTCTCATTCTAAACTTTGCTGTTCGTGGAGAGTTAGAGTTGAATGGTCCAGCGCATCCTAAATCGATACAACCTAGAGGCATCTTAACTTTTGAGAATGGTGATGTCAATCTTGTTGCTACTCAG GTAAGACTCAGGCAAGAGCATCTGAATATTGCAAAGTTTGAGCCTGAACATGGATTAGATCCAATGCTAGATCTAGTTTTAGTGGGGTCTGAGTGGCAATTCAGGATTCAAAGTCGAGCCAGCAACTGGCAGGAAAAACTGGTTGTGACATCCACCCGTTCTGTGGAGCAGGATGCCCTCTCACCTACTGAG GCTGCTAGAGTCTTTGAAAGTCAATTGGCAGAGTCCATCTTGGAAAGTGGTGGGCAACTCGCATTTCAAAAGCTTGCAACtacaacacttgaaaaactaatGCCCAGGATAGAAGGGAAGGGAGAGTTTGGTCAGGCAAGGTGGAGACTTGTTTATGCACCACAGATCCCTAGTCTGCTTTCTGTTGATCCTACTGTGGATCCTCTCAAATCCCTGGCCAGTAATATTTCATTTGGTACGGAAGTTGAAGTTCAACTTGGGAAACGGCTTCAG GCCTCAATTGTTCGACAGATGAAGGACTCCGAAATGGCAATGCAATGGACACTGATCTATCAGCTTACCAGCCGCTTGCGTGTTCTTCTACAATCTGCTCCCTCAAAACGTCTCATTTTTGAATATTCTGCTACATCTCAGGATTAA